The genomic stretch atgtgaccttgaaATAGTTTAATTGTGATGttaagttgctgtctcattgatgccTACCGACACCATTTCTGACTTGCCTGTGATGAACGTCTCAGAATAAGAAACATATTTCAGAGGTTGGTAGACCATGAGACTTCATACATTGTAAAGTGCTGCCTTATGTTATCAAATGTCCATCTGTTATAGGTCTGTTgtccttcacctcattttcatgattcaggaACTTCATGAGAAAGGGTTTTTTGTAATGTGAGTTTTCTCATATTTATAATGGAATAATTATATTTAGTATATGGGTTCCTTACAAGATTTACATGTTTGTCAGAAAGGGTTCACCTGACCTTCACCTCAGAAATCAAGGTTATAGTGACATGGATAGGTCTTTCTCTGACTCTGTGTAACCATGGGTcaactttattttattattgtgaggtgtacatgttTTGCTGGCTtggttcatctgaccatgacctttTTTCATGGATCATTATAATGCTTTTTCTGCATTGCCACACTTGCATGTATATCTGGATCAAAATTCCAGCTGATCAAAACTTTagataatattgaaaatgtgaAATTGGGGACCATTTTTGGGAGGGGACTTGTATGGGGATGTGATGTCTGTTAGCTTTAGATTCGTTCATTGTGTTTCATTGTCCTTATTTTTCAGATCAAAAGAAGATTTACAGTTGGGGAAGGGGAAACTATGGACAGCTAGGTAGAGCAGTTGACCTTGACCTGTCACCACAAGTAATTGGTTGCCATGACAACATAAAATGTGTACGGTGTGGATCAGAACACAATCTTGCATTAACAGGTTTCTATCAAGTGTTTAATACAGTTTTTATGTaccatttatggacattatgttttctggtctgtgcactCGTTTGTTTGTCCTTTCATTTGTTCCTACCcctcaattggtaattttaagaaaattttgcagcttttggttattatcttcaatattattatagatagatataaactttaaacagcaattatgtattgcaaagtaagacctacaaataagtcaacatgaccaaaatggtcaatagatcccttaaagagttattgccctatatagtaaatttttaacaatttcataaTTTTGACATGAATCCAtctttgtcctttgtttaatatgcacatagattAAGGTGAGCAACACaagctcttaagagcctcttgtttatatgGGTATTTGATGTATAATTTCAGATAAAGGGAGACTACTAACATGGGGATGGAATGAGCATGGATTATGTGGGAATGGAAATGAAGACAATGTGATGACTCCTTCTCTGGTGGACAAATTAAATGGTCACATGATTAAAACTATTGGATGTGGTGCTGGACATtcatttgtattagtttatccAACATGATGTAAAATAAAGATGgcttttaaataatttatgtagTTGGGTTGCTGACTTATTCATATGCATTGAAACTTCTCTATTCgttcattttctattttgttttgtagttTTGAACACCAGTTGACACtgattttgacttatttttatcCCTTCAACAgttcgtccatctgtcctgcttcaggttaaggTTTTTTGTTtcttaaggtagtttttgatgtagttgaagtccaatcaatttgaaactcagtacacatgttcactatgatatgatctttctaattgtactaccaaattagagattttaccccaatttcacagtccactaaacatagaaaatgatagtgtgagtggagCATCTGTTTAgttagacacattcttgtttaatatacaaaggagtaggtctcaaatttcaggttcatctgacgaaagattttgacctctttttaaacacttaagtgtctatttcatttgaatcaattagtgtatgtgaaagattttaactgatttagtcattaaactcgatctgattcaagctcaaatatcaaaattctaccaaaaatgtcacttttctgattttttttgtcaaaaaagaaagtggccgcatccatgttcatccttaacctttatGTATGTTATGtcttatcataaaatacaacttacatttcaatattaaggatgaacacgaatgcggccactttcatttaacccgaaaaccgtctaaattttaactaaaatgatggaattgtgaagatttcagtaatttagcacgacttaatggtgctagtacccgatatatgtgcattgtattgtcaaaaacagcccatatttatgtagcagaagcattctactgtccaataaataactaaaagtttacattttaacaattttgtaaaactgctatattttggggccaaaaagaggtcttaccggacctactcctttgactattgatttttttaatatagtaTGTCAACTTTCCAACTTGGCAAGATTTCTGACAAAAATATCATCTCAACTCATGTACTAGAATGTTTAGGTACTTAAATTAGGCCATTTGGGGTCAAATTCAAAATATGATCACTTAGGACACAAAACCAAAGGAAATAGTTTagaattgattttcctttttatgccccacctaccatagtagaggggcattatgattTCTGGTCTGTCCGTTTGTTAGTCCTGTCCCGTTTCCGGTTAaactttttggtcaaggtagtttttgatgaagttcaagtccaatcaaattaaaacttagtacacatgttccctatgatatgatctttctaacaTAAATGCCAAATAAGATTTTTGACCCAATTTTAGTCCACAGAACATGGAATTATATtgtgagtggggcatcagtgtactatggacacattcttgttgataaTCTTTTCTATGGAGATTCATTTAGGTGATAATGCGTCATTAAAACAAGTTCAATAACATGCTCCGCATGGCACATCTGGATACGACCGTAGAGATCaaatcaaaacacaaagaaaacaaTTTCGAAAATATCATTCATCGTTGATACAGCTCTTTTTAAAATATCCAATTATGAACATTACGCTCATCATATCAAAGAGCCTCATGCATTCATTTTTGTGGTAAATCAAACAGGTTAACTTTTGACCCAAATTTGAATTAACTTAGAACTGAGCAgttttaaccagatgctctgcaggctGCAGCTTTAAAACACCGCagaacagttgggacaagtatggacacgACATTAAagtttgatacagctctgaatttggattgtgatgaaatagttgacacagaataggTTTGAATGTGGTCTGAGAATTTAAAAATGGACATATACCTTTTATGGTCCAAATATCTAAATACACGGCTCGATTcgtcatatcaaagaaccccaataattcaattgttgatgaaatcaaacaaagtttaattttggagccttttggcctctaattcctaaaatgttgggaccaaaaccgacaaaatcaatcccaaccttccttaagTAGGTATAAACattgtaataaaattttattgatttctatttacttatactacagTTATTATCTGGAAATCATCCCTCTTTGGACCACAGCAacgatgtgataccaatatacaacacACAAaaattgcggtcgtataaaaacactAATAACTTTTGATGGGTATAATGAATTCAaacaagttttattttggacccaaAGGTCGAACTTGAATACTGTTTGCAatcttgcgcctgtcccaagtcaggagcctctgttagtcttgtatgatttttaattttagtttaaattttaattcggtgtttagtatgacgtccattatcgctgttctagtatatatatatttgaaggacgcctccgggtgcgggagtttctcgctacattgaagaccaattggtggccttcggctgttgtctactctatggtcgagttgctgtcgctttgacacattccccatttcctttctcaattttatgtttcaaaaaatcaaaaacctaAATACAtgcttagattcagcatatcaaagaacccatatTACAATCAGGTTGTGGCTGCCTTAATTATTTGTGTAAAGCTTCATTTTTCAGAAGGTAGAAGGCCTATACTATTCGAATTCATATTATGTAAGAAGTTTCTATCTGTCAAATGCTCATTGTCCTtcgcctcattttcatggttcagtgatcaaaTTTAAACGATTAGTTACGTTTCTCAGATAatgaaactagtgtacattacattaaaaccaaatgtaaacatgcTTACTGTACACGGCCTAATATATCTACGTCGATTTGGTGCAtattacattaaaccaaatgtaaacatgtttactgtacacggccTAATATATCTACTTCGATTTGgtgcattggcggatccaggggggcggGTGGGTGTTTTTTcagccgatcaatgcatttgaatgggagcatatagttggaaccccagtggcggatccaaaacttGAAAATAGAGGTTGATATCTCTGATCCCTTATTACACCATGTGGTAAGCATGTCTCACGATTAACATTGctcacaaaaaataaatagacCATCCATCGTTGCTTGCCCTCTTAAATCTAATGTACACTCGAGCAGAGAAACCAACAAATACCTATTTTTAAGTCTGGTTTGATCAGACATGGGATTGAACCTATGATTGTTTGATATAGGCTAGCATGTTACCATGTGATCATCAAGGTTAGTATACCATAGAACACACAACACAACTGACCTATACAATGTTCATGATGTTGCCGCCTGTACATTTTTAAtcttaaataaaaagacaaacaaaattttttaacaAGACTCCCTTTTTTATTGAGTCATTTTGTGATCCATGCCTCAGCAATCACTGTCAGAAACAAGAAATCGccaaaagcagaaaaaaatgaaaaaaaaaaaaattgaaggaaAGTTTAACGCTTCCTTCGTAGACTGACAGTAGTGTTGCGCTTCCAAGCAGCACGACGGGATCCACCAATTGTTTTGGTAAAGCAATGTCCCTTTCCAAGTCCACGGGAGGATTTTCCTGCTGAAGTTAGTCCTCTCAATTCTCTGTGCTTGTGAACAGGATTGCAAAGCCAGTTAATCTTGGCATCTCTCCTGATGGTCTTGTGGAATGGATCTACCAAAATGATCTCATAATATTTGTAGGAAGAATCTTGAGCCACCCAGTAGGAACTCAATACTCGGAGAGCTCCACATTTACGACCAACACGTTcctacaaataaaatttaaaagttttagatGTATATCAAACTTCTGTGAGTATTGTATTAGAACAAAATGCTTATTTGATATAAAACTTGTCATAGTGTAAACTATATCAGTCAACGTCTTCAGGCATGAAGAGAAAAAAGTGGATAATGATTATTAGGACTATAATAACAGACTATAGACTTGAGACGGGTACAAGATTGATGTTGGGATAAAAAATGTCCGTGAAATGTCCAATAACCTGAACCTGGAGTGTTTTAACAGCagaacataagaacaaactggtAATAAATTGTTTACAACAGATCTACATGTTAAAAAGTTTCACGTCACCAGTGTTCTCCCCAGCTATTACATTTAGCATCCTGGTATAAAAGAAATTagaaataccatcttgtttctcAAAATAACAGCATATTCATAACATCCAGAACACATTTTATAAGAAAATCAATTCAGATAGCATTATATTACTGTGATGCTAAAAGGACCTTGGGAGAACCCTGACCTGCACATAATTTGTATAGTGTTTCCTACAGGTGGTTTTGGCGTGTAATGGCGCCCTGCCGCGATTTCTCGACACCCTgccctttttggggaaaaaaattggCGCCCTGCCCTAATTTTGTCGAAATTCCTGACGCAATGCCTTTATCGTCGTAATTAACAACCGGTACTGAAagacatattttatgaataccgctcgagttatttcccttcaaaACAAAAGTTCACGAAGTCGCCATTTTGTAATCGATTTCGTAATCAGCTGATTAGCAAACTGCAATAGATTGAATAGTGAATACAGATACTAATCACGGGTCCTGATTGTATCCCCCAAGTCCCAGAAACATCGTTTTGCCTAGAAGATTTAATGATAAAACATCGATGTGATgcttagataatttttttttacagctgatagatttctaatttacataatttacattgTTTGCATGGTTGAACAAGCCAATGAACGGCGATCATGAGACATTTgtcaaattgaaaagtaaaaattctttgcaaactattttttaaatacaaatgcttgactgtaccttaaatgaaatgaataaaaatccaaactaaattattaaaagcagaataatccagaaaataaatgaattccttgatcaaatgttttcttttgtttacaaacataTCAGGTGATCATTTTAGGCGGGAAAAAAACTTGGGAAAACACCTAAGTAACAGACAACTATGTCTGGctatttatagacatttaaaataaacagctgatatGGTAGTGCCATGAAAGTAGTAAAACTTGTTGtatctatattaatttaatttggaaaagGGTGTAGAGGGGATGGggttaatttgtaaagttatttttttttgtaatttaataaattttggttACTAAAAATGACCCTGGATATCAGGGAATGTGTCAACCTGTTTTTAGGGAAAAAAAGGAGGATTTGTCAATGACAATTGATATGACCAAagcaatatttttatatacatgtatatgacatagtgctttcttgtttttaaagaactgattttgtttttaattgtgtttattgtttttaatatttcatatatatatgttttaaacactttttcttgtttaacaatttgttttaatgattgattaCAGATGTATATGTCCTTTTTATAGTATTAAACTAGTATGTTTTAAATGAATCCATTTTATAGAAATTGCCTGTTTATGTTAAGTAAGTGCCCTAAAATTGTTGTCCATCGCGCTTAATGTGCCTTCTGAGCTAACAATTACCCTGCCCTTTTTAAAAGCTGCAGGAAACGCTATTGTATATAATAGTAAAATGCACAAACAATTACTCTAccaatttaatataatatttatataatttttatggaAATTAGTTTTTCAAATTGAAAAGCTTAAAGAcaggccattcattaggaggcggtacccggtacttttacactcctatgctattgacaagtacCGCCTAAATGTAGGAATTTTTATACAAGATGTTCATAGAATGAATTGAaaagtaccagtcaacatgaaagataatgaaacccccGATAAAGaacagcataccaaatatcattgacctaccaatAGTGGTTTATGAAATCCATTGTGACAACCCTTCGACAGAAACCAAATGGTGTAGAAGTTAATTGAATAGAAATTCAAGTTTTGTTTAGCAATCCTATTACCAGGTTGGGTAACTGTTCCCCATATGAGTAACAATCCCTCATACGAGTAATCATTTGGTAGTGCTAAAGAACAAAATTTTCGGAACTTAAAATGGCACATATCCATGAAAAATACAGCACATTTTCCAAAAGATGATTATCCTTATTTTGATTGATACCGAAAAAGATACAAGCCtagaaaaatcagaaaatttgactattttcaaggctttaaacttttatatatataaaaatgtagttCTTTGGGAGttgttccatttttctataaatttgtgCCATTTTacccatttaaaaaaatagtttttagcACTATAAAATGGTTACTCAAATAAGGGATCATAACTCATTTGGGGAATAATGTGCCCAACCTGATTACTTGCCAACTTGAAATCTAATTGCCTAATATCAACTTCCTGTTAAAatacatatgtacattttgtaaatggtGTTTAGCTCACACATGGCAGGGATGATTCTATTACATAATTTATAGAGATGACCTGCTGTAGAAAAAATACCCGatggatgattttttttgtggttaATGTTAGCTGAAATGTATGTTTTTGTAatacaatgtacaaaatgtaatagGCCTAGGTAACTATAGGTAAGATGATAGACTAGTGTatcatgttcaatgatattcatgtaacaACAGTAACCAATccataattattcaaaatgttacaacttacatgaacatcagtgtacaggttaaacttaataatatacattttccgtgtttacaggaaaataatgttatttcgtcgattttatgcttaaaaaattcccaatttgatgttcaagggacccatttgaaaacatcTGGAATCATCCCTGCATGGTGAGAGACTTAATTAGCTATAAAACTGTGCAAAGTCAGGATTAAGACAGTTGTAATACTTTTGTTCAGTGTGTTAGTGTTTTCCATTTCGAGTTGAGAATTTTTTTTGGAATGGGTAtatcacatattttattttttatacacacCTCAGCAATAGACCTGTGTGATCTTTGGAACTTCAGTTGATTGATTCCATGAGTTTTGGGTTTACCATATGTACATCCTTTGGGTACTGGACGTTTACGACCTCCTCTACGGACACGAACTCTGTATATAACATATCCTGCAATTGAAAACCAAATATTTTACTTTCAGAATTCATATTCACATCTGTTAAAAGTGACAGGAAAAGCTGTTGGGAAATGTTAATATAAACCAAGctcaaatgacaatttatttaCAATGTCAATAAATAggttatatttaaaacatcataaGTAAATTTCAAACAGCAGATTCACAAGTctatatatagtcatttttttcaaaagtgcacACAATGCCCAGGACCAGTAAATATTGATTCAGActattaaaaatttatatttacatgGTTTTTAATTCCTAAATTGATGAaatatattctgaatccagaCTTTCCCCAGAC from Mytilus edulis chromosome 7, xbMytEdul2.2, whole genome shotgun sequence encodes the following:
- the LOC139482440 gene encoding large ribosomal subunit protein eL15-like gives rise to the protein MGAYKYMQEIYRKKQSDVMRFLLRIRCWQYRQLSSIHRAPRPTRPDKARRLGYRAKQGYVIYRVRVRRGGRKRPVPKGCTYGKPKTHGINQLKFQRSHRSIAEERVGRKCGALRVLSSYWVAQDSSYKYYEIILVDPFHKTIRRDAKINWLCNPVHKHRELRGLTSAGKSSRGLGKGHCFTKTIGGSRRAAWKRNTTVSLRRKR